Proteins from a genomic interval of Cognatishimia sp. WU-CL00825:
- a CDS encoding TRAP transporter substrate-binding protein: MKHAIFAVAATVLATSVAADTWDMPTPYGDSTFHTQNIAQFADDLRTATDGKLDITLHSAGSLFPHAEIKSAIRSRQVPIGEFFLSRLSNEDLAFGLDSQPFVATSYDDAQSLWAAQRPVVTELLAKEGLMPLFSVPWPAQGLYTNGEIATVDDLNGLRFRAYNAALEEFATLAGAAPVQVEASNIPQAFATGQVAAMITSPSTGVNSTAWDFVTHYSPINAWVPKNIVVVNKRVFDRLDADTQSAVLAAAETAEARGWAMSAAEADSKTAALAANGIIVYQPSAELVAGLQGIGQTMLENWKSKASDSALAILNAYDN; the protein is encoded by the coding sequence ATGAAACATGCAATTTTTGCTGTCGCGGCGACGGTATTGGCGACAAGCGTCGCAGCCGACACTTGGGACATGCCCACACCTTATGGGGACTCAACGTTCCACACACAAAACATCGCGCAGTTTGCGGATGATCTGCGCACCGCGACAGATGGCAAGCTTGATATCACGCTGCATTCTGCCGGGTCATTGTTCCCCCACGCTGAAATCAAATCCGCAATCCGGTCGCGCCAGGTACCGATTGGGGAATTCTTTTTGTCGCGTCTTTCCAACGAAGATCTGGCCTTTGGCCTAGACAGCCAACCCTTTGTGGCCACCAGCTACGACGATGCGCAATCGCTCTGGGCTGCCCAGCGTCCAGTTGTGACAGAACTGCTTGCCAAAGAAGGCCTGATGCCGCTGTTTTCCGTGCCATGGCCCGCGCAAGGTCTGTACACCAATGGTGAAATCGCCACAGTTGACGATCTAAACGGTCTGCGCTTTCGCGCCTATAACGCCGCCCTAGAAGAATTCGCAACGCTCGCAGGCGCGGCCCCGGTTCAGGTCGAGGCCTCTAACATCCCGCAAGCATTTGCCACCGGTCAGGTTGCGGCGATGATCACGTCGCCCTCAACCGGCGTAAATTCCACGGCTTGGGACTTTGTCACCCATTACAGCCCCATCAACGCATGGGTGCCCAAAAACATCGTTGTGGTGAACAAACGGGTTTTTGACCGTCTGGATGCGGACACGCAGTCTGCCGTCTTGGCCGCCGCGGAAACCGCAGAGGCACGCGGCTGGGCAATGTCTGCCGCGGAAGCCGACAGCAAAACAGCTGCCCTGGCCGCCAATGGCATCATTGTATATCAGCCAAGCGCCGAATTGGTTGCTGGCCTGCAGGGCATCGGCCAAACCATGCTCGAGAATTGGAAATCCAAAGCATCTGATAGCGCCTTGGCCATTCTGAACGCCTATGACAACTAA
- a CDS encoding ABC transporter substrate-binding protein gives MRTRLLKNSALVGGAMLFAAMGASAETFKWASTTDPQTMDPHAVNSAPVLSFLNNIYEGLVRRGKDMAIEPSLAASWEPLEGENGWRFNLRQGVTFQNGAAFNAEDVMFSYQRASSEAADVRSWFAPVADVRVVDDYTIDFVTKAPNPLFPDSIANFMILDKDWAKSNDAALPARDAENYATMNVNGTGAFTLASRDPGVKTVLSPHAGWWDQVDHNVTEGVFTPIGNSATGLAALLSGEIDFIQPIPLQDVQQVESRDGFKVLEGEETRVIMFGFGHEHETLLYSSDVSDANPFADPKVRLATAHALDLASIDRVLFRGKIEAASQLVPANISGYSDANPDRPAYDPARAKALLAEAGYPDGFSFGLKCPNDRYINDEALCRAAASMFAAVGLNAELSTGPVRDYWPQLREDDFDMYLLGWSPGTFDMEHPIRFLMHSQDNEKKLGSWNFGNYSNARVDELLPLIQREIDPSKRQMLIDEVVSITQDEVAYIPLYTQPLIWAAKDNVDLTQRADNFFMLRWVTVN, from the coding sequence ATGCGCACAAGATTACTCAAAAATTCGGCCCTTGTTGGCGGTGCCATGCTGTTTGCAGCCATGGGCGCGTCGGCAGAAACATTCAAATGGGCGTCGACAACCGACCCGCAAACGATGGACCCTCATGCAGTAAACTCTGCGCCGGTTTTGTCGTTTCTAAACAATATATACGAAGGCTTGGTACGCCGTGGCAAAGACATGGCGATAGAACCCAGCCTTGCGGCGTCTTGGGAACCCCTAGAGGGCGAAAACGGCTGGCGTTTCAATTTGCGTCAAGGGGTGACATTCCAAAACGGCGCGGCGTTTAATGCTGAGGACGTTATGTTTTCCTATCAGCGGGCCTCGAGCGAGGCCGCAGATGTGCGGTCGTGGTTTGCGCCGGTGGCTGACGTGCGGGTGGTGGATGATTACACCATCGACTTTGTCACCAAGGCCCCAAACCCGTTGTTCCCCGATAGTATCGCCAACTTTATGATCCTGGATAAGGATTGGGCAAAAAGCAACGATGCGGCCCTGCCCGCGCGTGATGCTGAAAATTATGCCACAATGAATGTGAACGGCACCGGTGCCTTTACATTGGCAAGTCGTGATCCCGGTGTGAAAACCGTGCTATCGCCACATGCGGGCTGGTGGGATCAGGTAGATCACAACGTGACCGAAGGTGTATTCACCCCCATTGGCAATTCGGCTACCGGTTTGGCGGCGTTATTGTCTGGTGAAATCGACTTTATCCAACCTATCCCGCTGCAAGACGTGCAGCAGGTCGAAAGCCGCGATGGCTTTAAGGTGCTGGAAGGCGAAGAAACCCGCGTGATCATGTTTGGTTTTGGTCATGAACATGAAACGCTGCTGTATTCATCAGATGTCAGCGACGCAAACCCATTTGCCGACCCGAAAGTGCGCTTGGCCACGGCCCACGCTTTGGATTTGGCCTCGATTGACCGGGTGCTGTTCCGGGGCAAGATCGAAGCGGCTTCGCAGTTGGTGCCGGCCAATATCTCTGGCTATTCTGATGCGAACCCAGATCGCCCCGCCTATGACCCGGCGCGCGCCAAAGCCTTGTTGGCCGAGGCCGGTTACCCTGATGGGTTCAGCTTTGGTCTGAAATGCCCAAATGATCGTTACATCAATGACGAAGCATTGTGCCGTGCGGCGGCATCAATGTTTGCGGCGGTGGGCCTGAACGCAGAGCTGAGCACCGGCCCGGTGCGTGACTACTGGCCACAGCTGCGCGAAGACGACTTTGATATGTATCTGCTGGGCTGGTCGCCAGGTACGTTTGATATGGAACACCCCATTCGTTTCTTGATGCATAGCCAAGACAATGAAAAGAAACTGGGGTCTTGGAACTTTGGCAATTATTCCAATGCACGCGTGGATGAATTGCTGCCACTGATCCAGCGCGAAATCGACCCGTCCAAGCGGCAAATGTTGATCGACGAAGTGGTGTCGATTACCCAGGACGAAGTCGCCTATATCCCACTGTATACCCAGCCATTGATTTGGGCAGCCAAAGACAATGTTGATCTGACGCAGCGCGCAGACAACTTCTTTATGCTGCGTTGGGTCACGGTGAACTAA
- a CDS encoding ABC transporter permease, protein MAYFILKRLVQSVFVMLAVAFLAFSLFRYVGDPISQMTGVETSVTDQEKLREDLGLNDPFVVQFARFTGNMLQGDFGFSYRTRQPVAEMITSRIPATLELGIVALIISLAVGIPTGVYTALKPRGFVTQTILMTTLVGVSIPTFVIGIMLIFFFGVLLGWLPTFGRGGTVLLGGWETSFLTLEGWRALLLPAITLGVYQLTLTMRLVRAEMMDVMRSDYIRFATARGVPMRRLYFKHALANTMVPVITIIGLQFGGVIAFSIVTESVFQWPGMGLLFLESIRFVDIPVMGVYLVVIAFFFVVVNLIVDLLYVAIDPRLRVADVS, encoded by the coding sequence ATGGCATATTTTATCCTAAAGCGTCTGGTCCAGTCCGTCTTTGTGATGCTGGCCGTCGCCTTTTTGGCATTCTCACTGTTTCGATATGTGGGGGATCCGATCAGTCAGATGACCGGGGTTGAGACCTCTGTCACTGACCAAGAGAAACTGCGCGAAGATCTGGGACTGAATGACCCATTTGTGGTGCAGTTCGCACGGTTTACTGGCAATATGTTGCAGGGCGATTTTGGGTTTTCCTATCGCACCCGGCAACCGGTGGCCGAGATGATCACCAGTCGCATCCCCGCGACTTTGGAACTGGGGATTGTGGCGTTGATTATATCGCTGGCCGTGGGCATCCCAACTGGGGTTTATACCGCGTTAAAACCACGCGGGTTTGTGACCCAGACCATATTGATGACCACGCTTGTGGGGGTGTCGATCCCGACCTTTGTGATAGGCATCATGCTGATCTTCTTTTTTGGCGTTCTGCTCGGTTGGCTGCCTACTTTTGGACGTGGTGGCACAGTGCTATTGGGTGGATGGGAGACGTCGTTTTTGACGCTTGAAGGTTGGCGGGCGCTGTTGCTGCCAGCGATCACCCTGGGTGTCTATCAGCTGACATTGACCATGCGTTTGGTGCGGGCTGAGATGATGGATGTGATGCGGTCTGATTACATCCGTTTTGCCACCGCGCGCGGCGTGCCGATGCGGCGGCTGTATTTCAAACATGCCCTGGCCAATACTATGGTGCCCGTGATCACCATTATTGGCTTGCAGTTTGGCGGGGTGATTGCCTTTTCGATTGTCACTGAAAGCGTGTTTCAGTGGCCCGGTATGGGCCTGTTGTTTCTGGAATCCATCCGCTTTGTCGATATCCCGGTGATGGGGGTCTATCTTGTTGTGATCGCGTTTTTCTTTGTTGTGGTGAACCTGATTGTTGATCTGCTGTATGTGGCGATTGACCCAAGATTGCGGGTTGCAGACGTTTCATGA
- a CDS encoding ABC transporter permease gives MMSFIKRHEGLWLFSHSPAAIIAAIVAIAIIFGAAFAPWLAPTNPYDLASFSLMDGLLPPMWEEFGNPKFPLGTDDQGRDMISSILYGARLSLIIGLAAMVIATVLGVGLGLAAGYYGGRFDAIVMRIADIQLALPAILTALLIDGIARGILPADVQQDLRVAVLTLAIALSLWVNFARTARASTFVQMNKEYVQAAIMMGQRPIRVMVVHILPNILGPLLVIMTVDLASAILLEATLSFLGIGLPADSPSLGTLIRIGMQFLLSGEWWILWIPTLFLVALVVSINILGDFLRDVFNPRLR, from the coding sequence ATGATGAGTTTTATCAAACGCCACGAAGGCCTTTGGCTGTTTTCCCATTCGCCCGCTGCGATCATCGCGGCAATTGTTGCAATCGCCATCATTTTTGGCGCGGCCTTTGCCCCCTGGCTAGCGCCGACCAACCCCTATGATTTAGCATCTTTTAGCCTGATGGACGGCCTGCTGCCCCCGATGTGGGAAGAATTTGGCAACCCCAAGTTCCCCTTGGGCACCGATGATCAGGGCCGCGATATGATTTCATCCATCCTGTATGGTGCGCGGCTGTCGCTGATCATTGGCCTGGCCGCCATGGTGATTGCCACGGTCCTAGGCGTGGGTCTGGGGCTGGCCGCGGGATATTATGGCGGGCGCTTTGATGCGATTGTCATGCGGATCGCTGATATCCAACTTGCGTTGCCCGCCATCCTGACCGCCTTGCTGATAGATGGCATTGCGCGGGGCATATTGCCTGCAGACGTGCAACAGGATCTGCGCGTTGCTGTTTTGACCCTGGCGATTGCTTTGTCGCTTTGGGTGAATTTCGCACGTACCGCGCGGGCTTCGACCTTTGTGCAGATGAATAAGGAATACGTGCAGGCCGCGATTATGATGGGGCAACGTCCTATCCGGGTGATGGTTGTGCATATTCTGCCCAATATTTTGGGACCGCTTTTGGTCATCATGACCGTCGATTTGGCCTCGGCGATTTTGCTAGAGGCCACACTGTCTTTTCTTGGGATTGGCCTGCCTGCTGACAGCCCCAGCCTTGGCACGCTGATCCGCATTGGAATGCAATTCCTGCTGTCTGGTGAATGGTGGATCTTGTGGATCCCGACCCTGTTTCTGGTCGCGCTTGTGGTGTCGATCAACATTCTTGGCGACTTCTTGCGAGACGTCTTTAACCCAAGGTTGCGCTGA
- a CDS encoding ABC transporter ATP-binding protein → MLKVENLTVKFPSRFGDVTAIEDVAISIAPGEIHGLVGESGAGKSTVGAAVIGLLQRPGYVSDGSITLGDTDLRGLDTYEAHALRGKRISMIFQDPQTSLNPLMTVEDQLIETIQSHEDIGTRAARQQSIDLLEEIGIRDADTRIKEYPHQFSGGMRQRVVIALALCTNPELIIADEPTTALDVAVQSQVLDLIRELADKRKIGFMLITHDIGVIAQIADNVTVMRKGRVMETGPTQQVLGRPEHPYTVALMDAVPPLDRKIDRFRVPVDESLGARTDRPGDRAERWLLEGQKQDITGLKVSGLEVQFPGTRTSVWRKPEAFTALQRISFDVRPGSILGLVGESGSGKSTVAKAITGLIQHTDGSVTLGDEILPAGKARGRKHPSRQLIQMVFQDPYSSLNSRHRVGDILTEPLWLYDLVKDADERRDLAAAMLDLVGMAPEAIDKYPHQFSGGQRQRIAVARALLARPRFLICDEPTSALDVSIQAEILNLLKDLQSTFGLTILFISHNLSVVRQMADDIVVLRHGVIEEHGDTEALFENPQADYTKTLLKLTPVMPMGWRKTG, encoded by the coding sequence ATGCTGAAGGTTGAAAATCTAACGGTCAAGTTTCCGTCTCGGTTTGGCGATGTCACCGCAATCGAGGATGTCGCGATTTCGATCGCCCCGGGTGAAATCCACGGGCTTGTGGGGGAAAGCGGGGCGGGGAAATCCACGGTTGGTGCGGCGGTCATCGGCCTGTTGCAGCGGCCCGGCTACGTTTCTGATGGCAGCATCACACTGGGGGATACAGATTTACGCGGCCTCGATACCTATGAGGCCCACGCCCTGCGCGGCAAGCGGATTTCGATGATTTTTCAGGATCCGCAAACCAGCCTAAACCCGTTGATGACTGTCGAAGATCAGCTGATCGAGACCATTCAATCGCATGAGGATATTGGCACCCGTGCGGCGCGGCAGCAGTCGATAGATTTGCTGGAAGAGATTGGCATTCGCGATGCAGATACCCGTATCAAGGAGTATCCGCATCAATTTTCAGGCGGTATGCGGCAGCGGGTGGTGATTGCTTTGGCGCTTTGTACCAATCCCGAATTGATCATCGCAGACGAGCCAACCACTGCGCTGGATGTGGCGGTGCAAAGTCAGGTGCTCGATCTGATCCGTGAACTGGCAGATAAACGCAAGATCGGATTTATGCTGATCACACACGATATCGGCGTGATTGCCCAAATCGCCGATAATGTCACTGTGATGCGCAAGGGGCGCGTGATGGAAACGGGCCCAACGCAACAGGTTCTGGGGCGTCCAGAGCACCCCTATACGGTGGCCTTAATGGATGCAGTGCCGCCGCTTGACCGTAAAATTGATCGATTTCGCGTGCCAGTAGATGAAAGTCTCGGGGCACGTACAGATCGCCCCGGTGACCGAGCAGAGCGCTGGTTGCTTGAGGGGCAAAAGCAAGACATCACAGGCTTGAAAGTGTCAGGTCTGGAGGTGCAATTTCCCGGTACCCGCACATCTGTTTGGCGCAAACCCGAGGCCTTTACGGCCCTGCAACGCATCAGCTTTGATGTACGCCCAGGCAGCATTCTGGGGCTTGTCGGCGAAAGCGGGTCTGGCAAATCGACTGTGGCCAAGGCGATCACCGGATTGATCCAACATACCGATGGCAGCGTGACGCTGGGTGATGAAATTTTGCCAGCAGGCAAAGCACGTGGGCGCAAACATCCATCGCGCCAATTGATCCAGATGGTGTTTCAAGACCCCTATTCCAGTCTGAATTCCCGCCACCGCGTAGGCGACATTCTGACCGAGCCTTTGTGGTTGTATGATCTGGTCAAAGACGCCGACGAGCGCCGCGATCTGGCCGCTGCCATGCTGGATTTGGTCGGCATGGCCCCTGAGGCCATTGATAAGTATCCGCATCAGTTTTCCGGGGGCCAACGACAGCGCATTGCGGTGGCGCGCGCCCTGCTGGCCCGACCGCGCTTTTTGATTTGTGATGAACCAACTTCGGCGCTTGATGTGTCAATTCAGGCGGAAATATTGAACCTTTTGAAAGATCTGCAATCCACCTTTGGGCTGACAATTCTGTTTATCAGCCACAATCTGTCGGTCGTGCGCCAGATGGCTGACGACATCGTGGTGCTGCGTCATGGGGTGATTGAAGAGCACGGGGACACTGAAGCCTTGTTTGAAAATCCGCAGGCGGATTACACCAAGACCTTGCTGAAACTGACACCGGTCATGCCAATGGGGTGGCGCAAAACGGGTTAG
- a CDS encoding sulfatase-like hydrolase/transferase codes for MNILYIMFDQLRFDYLSCAGHQSLQTPHIDRLAQMGVRFTNAYTQSPVCGAARMSAYTSRYVSSHGAQWNGHPLRVGEPTLGDHLREAGMGCWLIGKTHMNVDAKGMARLGLTPDSIIGARQAECGFDVYVRDDGLWAEGPSGPYDTKRSPYNEYLKSKGYAGENPWVDFANAGKDGDFIASGWFMENADKPANIKEEDSETPWLTTQAIEFTKQATAPWCAHVSYIKPHWPYIVPAPYHDMYGPQDIQPPVRADHELQDPHPIYQAFTNGRIGQSFAQDKVRNKVIPAYMGLIKQCDDQIGRLLDHLEASGQLETTMIILTSDHGDYLGDHWMGEKDLFHAPSVKIPAIIYDPRPEADTSRGTTCDALVEAIDLTATIIAASGRDIPDHIVEGRSLLPYLRGETPQNARAFVVSEYDYSKHPVAEGLKVSPRDARMFMVADHDWKLVHCEGNMPPMLFDLKNDPQELKDLGRDPSFENARKDMYAKLHSWGLRMSQRLTISDAEIVAQRQDKGTGVMLGLYDDQDVAPDLVARYKGRIPTDTGA; via the coding sequence ATGAATATTCTCTACATCATGTTTGATCAGCTTCGGTTTGATTATCTCAGCTGCGCGGGTCATCAAAGTTTGCAAACGCCTCATATTGACCGGCTTGCGCAAATGGGCGTGCGATTCACCAATGCGTACACGCAGTCCCCCGTCTGCGGGGCCGCCCGGATGAGCGCCTATACAAGCCGTTATGTCAGCTCACACGGGGCACAGTGGAACGGCCATCCCCTGCGCGTTGGCGAACCCACCCTCGGCGATCACCTGCGCGAGGCCGGCATGGGGTGCTGGTTGATCGGAAAAACCCACATGAACGTGGATGCCAAAGGCATGGCGCGCCTCGGTCTAACGCCAGACAGCATCATTGGTGCCCGTCAGGCAGAATGCGGGTTTGATGTCTATGTGCGTGACGACGGCCTTTGGGCCGAAGGCCCCTCTGGCCCCTATGACACCAAGCGCAGCCCCTATAACGAATATCTAAAGTCCAAGGGATATGCCGGTGAAAACCCTTGGGTGGATTTTGCCAATGCGGGCAAGGATGGTGACTTTATCGCCAGCGGCTGGTTCATGGAAAACGCCGACAAACCGGCCAATATCAAAGAAGAAGACAGCGAAACCCCTTGGCTGACGACCCAAGCGATAGAGTTCACCAAACAGGCCACTGCCCCTTGGTGTGCCCATGTCAGTTATATCAAACCCCATTGGCCCTATATTGTGCCCGCACCCTATCACGACATGTACGGCCCCCAAGACATTCAGCCCCCGGTGCGCGCAGATCACGAATTACAGGACCCGCATCCCATATATCAGGCCTTTACAAATGGCAGGATCGGCCAAAGCTTTGCGCAGGACAAAGTGCGAAATAAAGTCATTCCCGCCTATATGGGCTTGATCAAGCAGTGTGATGATCAAATTGGCCGCTTGCTGGATCATTTGGAAGCCAGCGGCCAGCTCGAAACCACCATGATCATACTCACATCAGATCACGGCGATTATCTTGGCGATCACTGGATGGGTGAAAAAGACCTGTTTCATGCGCCATCCGTCAAAATTCCGGCCATTATCTACGATCCCAGACCAGAGGCCGACACCTCTCGCGGCACCACATGTGACGCTTTGGTCGAAGCCATTGATCTGACAGCCACCATCATCGCCGCCTCTGGGCGCGACATCCCGGATCATATCGTCGAAGGCCGGTCGTTGCTGCCCTATCTGCGCGGCGAAACGCCCCAGAATGCACGCGCATTTGTCGTCAGCGAATATGACTATTCCAAACACCCCGTGGCAGAGGGCCTAAAGGTCAGCCCGCGGGATGCACGCATGTTCATGGTGGCGGATCATGATTGGAAGCTTGTGCATTGCGAAGGCAACATGCCACCCATGCTGTTTGATCTTAAAAATGACCCGCAAGAATTGAAAGATTTGGGGCGTGATCCCTCTTTTGAAAATGCGCGCAAAGACATGTATGCCAAGCTTCACAGCTGGGGTTTGCGCATGTCGCAGCGCCTGACGATATCTGACGCCGAGATTGTTGCACAAAGGCAAGACAAGGGTACAGGCGTTATGCTGGGCCTTTATGACGACCAGGATGTCGCGCCAGACCTGGTTGCGCGCTACAAGGGCCGAATTCCAACAGACACTGGTGCCTAA
- the cueR gene encoding Cu(I)-responsive transcriptional regulator produces the protein MNIGEISRLSGLPAKTIRYYEDIDLVTPQRSANGYRSFRDSDLHKLAFLGRARALGFTIEDCRTLLALYEDESRKSASVKQVAQQHLAKIDDKISQLQAMRTTLSHLVSACAGDNRPDCPILEDLGTLEANASDSE, from the coding sequence ATGAATATCGGAGAAATATCCCGCCTATCAGGCCTGCCCGCCAAAACCATTCGCTATTACGAAGACATTGATCTTGTCACACCTCAGCGCAGCGCAAACGGGTACCGCAGCTTTCGCGATAGTGACTTGCACAAATTGGCCTTTCTGGGTCGCGCCCGGGCTTTGGGTTTCACCATCGAAGATTGCCGTACTTTGCTGGCACTTTACGAAGACGAAAGCCGAAAAAGCGCCAGCGTGAAGCAGGTGGCTCAACAACATCTCGCCAAGATTGACGACAAGATTTCCCAACTTCAGGCCATGCGCACAACTCTCAGCCATCTGGTGTCAGCCTGCGCGGGCGACAACCGCCCAGATTGCCCGATCCTCGAAGACCTCGGCACGCTAGAGGCCAACGCATCAGACAGCGAATGA
- a CDS encoding heavy metal translocating P-type ATPase, whose amino-acid sequence MAKPEHVTLAIQGMSCASCVGRVDKALAAAEGVSEVSVNLATETATIHYLPNATSPTLLAKVADAAGYPATISDMSDRKEQAERRDRKAAETLALRRQLGLAALLTIPVFLLEMGGHAVPGFHAFIGQTIGHKASWIIQFLLTSAVLLGPGRLFYSKGFSALKKGAPDMNSLVALGTGAAYSYSVVATFLPNVLPNQVRAVYFEAAAVIVVLILLGRYLEARAKGRTGAAIQKLLRLQVRTARIERQGAIDTIDIEALQVGDMVVVRPGERIAVDGKVIDGESHVDESMITGEPLPTFKSAGALVTGGTVNGVGSFKFQATRVGADTTLSQIVRMVEEAQSAKLPIQGIVDRVTLWFVPAVMLAAASTVLAWLFFGPDPALTFALVAGVSVLIIACPCAMGLATPTSIMVGTGRAAELGVLFRKGDALQSMSSVDVIAFDKTGTLTVGRPELTAYHVADGFDPDSVLASIAAVEELSEHPIAQGIVRAAKAQNLVMPKVSDFKSVTGYGAMAMVQGQKLIVGADRFMQRENINLGELGDRSAHLAAQGQTTFFAAIDGKIAAVLGVSDPIKPESKAAIAALKSLGLTLAMITGDKIQTANAIAAEIGIEKVFADVLPAGKGAALKSLAAQGQKVAFVGDGINDAPALAQADVGIAIGTGTDVAIQSGDVVLMSGDPRGVVTALDISRRTLANIHQNLFWAFGYNTALIPVAAGVLYPAFGLLLSPVLAAFAMALSSVFVLTNALRLRKIPAAIDSLGDPS is encoded by the coding sequence ATGGCAAAACCCGAACACGTCACGCTTGCCATTCAAGGCATGTCTTGTGCGTCCTGTGTTGGTCGCGTTGATAAGGCTCTCGCAGCCGCAGAGGGTGTCTCGGAGGTTTCGGTTAATCTGGCCACCGAAACGGCAACAATTCATTATTTGCCAAACGCCACAAGCCCAACCTTGCTTGCCAAAGTCGCTGATGCAGCAGGCTACCCGGCCACGATCTCTGACATGTCCGACCGCAAAGAACAGGCTGAACGCCGCGACCGCAAAGCCGCCGAAACACTGGCCCTGCGCCGTCAGCTTGGTCTCGCAGCTTTGCTGACCATTCCTGTGTTCCTCTTGGAAATGGGCGGCCACGCCGTGCCAGGTTTTCACGCCTTTATTGGTCAAACCATCGGCCACAAGGCCAGCTGGATTATTCAATTTCTACTGACCAGTGCCGTCTTACTTGGGCCAGGCCGGTTGTTTTACTCCAAGGGATTTTCTGCTTTGAAAAAGGGCGCGCCTGACATGAACAGCCTTGTGGCGCTGGGCACAGGTGCGGCCTATTCCTATTCCGTTGTGGCGACCTTTTTGCCAAATGTGCTGCCCAATCAGGTCCGTGCCGTGTATTTCGAAGCTGCCGCGGTGATTGTCGTGTTGATCCTGCTGGGCCGTTATCTCGAAGCGCGAGCCAAAGGGCGCACCGGCGCAGCGATCCAGAAACTGCTGCGTCTGCAAGTACGCACCGCTCGCATAGAACGCCAAGGGGCCATCGACACAATTGACATAGAGGCACTGCAGGTCGGCGACATGGTTGTGGTGCGCCCCGGCGAACGCATCGCTGTGGACGGCAAGGTCATCGACGGCGAAAGCCATGTCGACGAAAGCATGATCACGGGCGAACCGCTGCCAACCTTTAAATCGGCGGGCGCGTTGGTGACGGGGGGTACGGTGAACGGTGTCGGCAGTTTCAAATTTCAAGCCACGCGGGTAGGGGCCGACACAACATTGTCGCAGATTGTGCGCATGGTCGAAGAGGCTCAAAGTGCCAAATTGCCCATTCAGGGCATTGTTGACCGGGTCACGCTATGGTTCGTGCCTGCCGTAATGTTGGCCGCAGCGTCGACGGTATTGGCCTGGCTTTTCTTTGGGCCTGACCCAGCCCTGACCTTTGCTCTGGTCGCGGGTGTGTCGGTCTTGATCATTGCCTGCCCCTGCGCCATGGGACTGGCGACCCCCACCTCAATTATGGTTGGAACAGGCCGCGCCGCAGAACTTGGCGTGCTGTTTCGCAAAGGTGACGCATTGCAAAGCATGAGCTCTGTTGATGTGATCGCATTTGACAAAACCGGGACCCTGACTGTTGGCCGACCGGAACTCACCGCCTACCACGTCGCCGATGGCTTTGATCCTGACAGTGTGCTCGCCAGCATAGCCGCCGTCGAAGAGCTTTCCGAGCACCCGATTGCGCAGGGCATTGTGCGCGCCGCAAAGGCGCAAAACCTTGTGATGCCAAAGGTTTCTGACTTCAAGTCTGTCACCGGCTATGGTGCAATGGCAATGGTGCAGGGTCAAAAACTCATCGTAGGTGCCGATCGCTTTATGCAGCGCGAAAATATCAATCTTGGGGAATTGGGTGATCGCTCTGCGCACCTGGCCGCACAGGGGCAAACCACATTTTTTGCCGCGATCGATGGAAAAATTGCCGCTGTGCTTGGCGTGTCTGACCCCATCAAGCCAGAAAGCAAAGCCGCGATAGCTGCGCTCAAGTCCTTGGGTCTGACGCTGGCGATGATCACCGGTGACAAAATTCAGACCGCCAATGCCATTGCTGCTGAAATCGGTATTGAAAAAGTGTTCGCTGATGTCTTGCCAGCAGGCAAGGGCGCGGCGCTGAAATCGCTTGCAGCTCAGGGGCAAAAAGTTGCCTTTGTTGGCGATGGCATCAATGATGCACCGGCCTTGGCGCAGGCGGATGTCGGGATTGCCATTGGCACCGGCACTGATGTGGCCATTCAATCCGGCGATGTTGTTTTGATGTCCGGGGATCCTCGGGGGGTTGTGACTGCCCTGGATATCTCGCGCCGCACTTTGGCCAATATCCACCAGAACCTGTTCTGGGCCTTTGGCTATAACACCGCGCTGATCCCTGTGGCCGCTGGTGTGCTTTATCCGGCCTTCGGCCTGTTGTTGTCGCCGGTTCTGGCCGCCTTTGCTATGGCTCTGTCGTCGGTCTTTGTTCTCACCAATGCGCTGCGTTTGCGGAAAATCCCCGCAGCCATAGACAGCCTCGGCGACCCAAGCTAA